One window of the Aquila chrysaetos chrysaetos chromosome 8, bAquChr1.4, whole genome shotgun sequence genome contains the following:
- the TEX12 gene encoding testis-expressed protein 12: MTSNTQKSDENRSKRKKEMENEASENPLLSSLDKTDLASSEGSQSLYKPEPLEKVLNEMNKEIMNLLSKYAHILSERAAMDASYVQELDGILKEARTIENHLKQKRESLKQRFTVIANTLQS, from the exons ATGACAAGCAACACACAAAAATCTGATGAAAATAGAAGTAAACGTAAAAAAGAGATGGAG AATGAAGCTTCAGAAAATCCTCTGTTGTCCTCCCTTGACAAAACAGATTTGGCTTCTTCTGAAGGCTCGCAGTCACTTTACAAACCTGAACCActggaaaaagttttaaatg agaTGAACAAAGAAATTATGAACTTGTTATCAAAATATGCTCACATTTTAAG TGAGAGAGCAGCGATGGATGCTTCTTATGTCCAAGAACTTGATGGAATCTTAAAAGAAGCGAGGACCATAGAAAaccatttaaaacagaaaagggagagTCTGAAACAGAGATTCACTGTGATTGCAAATACTCTGCAAAGCTAA